The region ATTGCGCCTGGAATTGGGCTCGTCCTTGAGCGTTGCATAACGCCTGCGTTTCAAAGCCGCGATCGCGTTTTTTTCGAAGCCGTTTTGCGGATCGGCATCGATGACCTTGAAGTTGGTGGGGATCCCGTCCGCATCAATGTCGAAGTTTATGATGATGTAACCATCCTGGCTTTTCCTAGCCATCTCCCAGGGCACTTCCGGTTTGGAATCCCTGAGAAGCGTGGGCTCAGGTTTGCTTCTGTCGAGCGGAACCACCGCCCTATTTTTCTTCAGATTGCTCACCATCGTTTGAGCCAGATCTCGCGG is a window of Oligoflexus sp. DNA encoding:
- a CDS encoding TonB family protein, coding for PRDLAQTMVSNLKKNRAVVPLDRSKPEPTLLRDSKPEVPWEMARKSQDGYIIINFDIDADGIPTNFKVIDADPQNGFEKNAIAALKRRRYATLKDEPNSRRNQTTSMEIFMAGGAQPAPLCDTGLKLNRLAEAQETTTGPLQAPNPSLK